The following proteins are co-located in the Aquarana catesbeiana isolate 2022-GZ linkage group LG02, ASM4218655v1, whole genome shotgun sequence genome:
- the LOC141130119 gene encoding cell surface glycoprotein CD200 receptor 2-like has translation MYLLAVLLLLYRDVSSADVTVVVGRRGDSSILRCGDNPGDQITSVIWMIHHMNNSHCLFSYAPYIKGRPQVYNNCSTRMTLINVTLTIQNTQISDGGKYICDISSPSGTFIKTIMLQVLAQPSVSLDINTDGSPECRAIGGFPAAEISWIPHSDDINTSEIKDLYDTWTVISTYNYDRDYVACFVSHPTFLNVWSQLILLPGDHLYISHHCIWRIIAFIIFSCVVIGIFLYNRYKSKKTTANQDEPT, from the exons ATGTATCTTCTGGCTGTTCTGCTGCTTCTATACCGGGATGTATCCTCCGCAG ATGTTACAGTTGTGGTGGGGAGAAGAGGCGATTCATCCATTCTACGATGTGGGGATAATCCTGGAGATCAAATAACGAGTGTTATATGGATGATCCATCACATGAATAATTCTCACTGTTTATTCTCATATGCTCCATACATCAAAGGAAGACCCCAGGTATACAACAACTGCAGTACAAGAATGACACTTATCAATGTAACACTGACCATCCAGAACACCCAGATATCTGATGGAGGAAAATATATCTGTGATATATCATCTCCTTCAGGAACCTTCATCAAGACAATTATGTTACAAGTGTTAG CTCAGCCCTCTGTGTCTCTGGATATAAATACTGATGGATCTCCGGAGTGTAGAGCCATTGGCGGATTCCCGGCTGCAGAGATCTCCTGGATCCCACATTCAGATGACATAAACACATCAGAAATTAAAGATTTGTATGATACCTGGACAGTGATCAGCACATACAACTATGACAGAGATTATGTGGCATGCTTTGTGTCTCATCCAACATTTCTGAATGTCTGGAGCCAGTTAATATTATTACCAG GTGATCATCTGTATATTTCACATCATTGTATCTGGAGGATTATTGCCTTCATCATCTTCAGTTGTGTTGTCATTGGAATCTTTTTGTACAACAGATACAAGTCCAAG AAGACCACTGCAAATCAGGATGAGCCGACCTAA